ACGAAAAGGTATTGGAGAGCGAAAGAGCCAGAAAAAAGAAAATCGAACAATTTATTTCAGAATACAAACCTCTTGAAGTAACTTACAATGATCAAGTTCTTTCTATAATTTATTTTGGAAATTCTCCATTAATAAACAAACTAAAATACTATCCGGCAGCATTAATATTGATAATCTTCCTCTTCATCTTAGCCATATATTTGTTTTACAAAACCTCAAAATCTGCCGAACAGAACAGACTTTGGGCCGGAATGGCCAAAGAGACGGCACACCAGATTGGCACGCCGCTTTCCTCTTTGGTGGGATGGACCGAAATTTTAAAAAGTGAAAATGTAAACCCCGAATATGTAGCAGAAATGGAGAAAGACATTTCACGTCTGGAAACGATTACGGATCGTTTTTCAAAAATAGGCTCTGTGCCGAAATTAGAACGTTGTGATTTGGTTGAAGAAACAAAAGCCACTTTTTATTATTTACAAAAACGTACTTCAAAACTTATCGATTTTCAGCTTAACATTCCTGAAAGCCCTGTTCTAGTTCAAATGAACCCCCAACTTTTTAGTTGGACACTAGAAAATCTGGTTAAGAACGGCATCGATGCCATGAAAGGAAAAGGCACCATAAACATTTCTATTGAAAAAAATTCAAAATGTGCATTAGTCCATGTTTCAGATACCGGAAAAGGGCTAACGAAAAGTGAATACCGGAAAATTTTTACTCCTGGTTACACTACTAAGAAACGTGGTTGGGGACTGGGGCTTTCACTTGCAAAACGAATTATAGAGGAATACCATAATGGAAAAATACGTGTTTCAAAAAGCATCCCGAACCAAGGCACTACTATGGAGATAGCCCTAAAGACAATAAATTAGAATGAGCTCTAAAACCCATACACTTCATACTTCGCGATTAAAGAATAACTGCCCAACGTGCTTTGGAACGGATGGTCTGGAATTTACTTTCACGCAGGAAGAAAAAGAAACGCCTTTTTTCAAAAAACCAGCTACAGAAATAAATCACAAATTATATTGCCATACCTGCAAAAACGATATTTATCCCGTAAACTGGACAGAGGATATTGAGCGTGTTTTTGATTACAACAAAAAAATAGCGGAAACCAATAAACAATATTTAAAGGTGAAACCTCTATTTTATGTTTTGGTAATTGTGGCAATTGTTTTGGTTGCCGCAATAGTTTATTTATTAATTCCTACGGTTTAAGTTTTTCGGAAATAGCTTCGGCCAACATTTCAAACTCTTCCGAAGTCATTTTAACCTTTTTGGTAAAGCGCATATCGTCCATGTCATTCAATGGTATTAAATGTACGTGTACGTGCGGCACTTCCAACCCTACAACGGCCATCCCCACACGTTTGCAGGGAACGGTTTTTTCCAAAGCACGAGCAACTTTTCGGGAAAATTGCATCAGTTGTAGGTACATATGCTCTCCCATATCAAAAATTTTATCGATTTCTTCCTTGGGAACACAAAGTGTATGGCCTTTAGCGTTTGGATTTATATCCAAAAAAGCAATAAAATTATCATCTTCAGCAATTTTGTAACAAGGAATTTCACCTTCTATAATTTGTGTGAAAATTGACGCCATAATTAATCTCTTGAAATTTCCAATATCTCGAATTTAAGCACCCCGTTGGGTACTTTTATCTCCGCAACTTCACCTACTTCCTTGCCCAACAAACCGTGGCCTATAGGGGAATCTACCGAGATTTTCCCAGTTTTTAAATCGGCTTCGCTTTGCGCAACCAACTTATAGGTCATTTCCATACCATTATTCAGATTCTTGATTTTTACGGTGGAATGCACTAAAACCTTACTCAAATCAAGTTGCGATTCGTCAATTAATCGGGCGTTGGCAAGTATTTCCTCTAATTTGGCGATTCGCATTTCCAGCATTCCCTGTGCTTCCTTGGCGGCATCATATTCTGCATTCTCGCTCAAATCGCCTTTATCACGCGCTTCGGCAATCGCATTAGAGGCTTTAGGGCGCTCCACATCGCGTAGATGATCTACTTCATCCCTTAACTTTTTTAACCCTTCGGCTGTATAATAAGATACTTTACTCATAACTTCATCGTTTGCGTATAACAAACCCTTTTTTAATTCTTAAATTCTATATAATAAGATTCCCGCCTACGCGGGAATAGAAAAATCCCATACGATGACGGGATTGTGTTTAACAAATATACTAAAAATTTACTTGTTCTATTTATTGTTGTAATTTCGTCATTAAAATTTTGCCTAATTCATGAAAAATATTTTTCTTTTCCTACTCGCCCTTGTATTACACGTTTCCTGTTCAAAAAATGATGACCAGCGAGAGCGGAACCCATATTTAACAGATCCGGTGGTGAGCCTAAATTTAAACCTTAACTTACCGGAATACAACCCCTTGCGATTTCCTGGAAGCTCCGTAATTACTTCACAAGGCATTAAGGGCATTGTGGTTTATTGCGTAAGTGAAACACAATATTTTGCATTTGACCTCACCGATCCGAACCATATTCCCAGTGAGTGTTCCCGAATGGAAATCAACGGCCCAATTGCTACTTGCCCTTGTTCAAATGATGACAACGAGTATAACCTTGTTAATTTTGGAAGACATACTACAGAACCCGATGCTAAATACCCCATGCAATCTTATCGTGCCGAACGCAATGGGAATACCGTTGTAATTAGTAATTAATTGTTTTAAGCCTGAATAAAATTTTCTAAAACTTTATAATAGCTCCCACTAAAAAATTAATCGTTGCCTGCGGATAATAGCCCGCACCTTCAATTGTTGTAATTGTTCCCGGATTGCTGAAATCGTCATCGTAAGTATAAAAATAGCCGTTGGAAATATATTTTACATTAAATATATTGTTTACCAAAGCCGAAAAAACAACTTCTTTTACCCACGGAAGTGTGTCCAAGGTGTAAACGATATTTAGATCATTGATGAAATAGCTATCCAATTTTGAAACCTCGCTGTCAATATTACCCATATATTGCTCGCCCACAAACTTTGAAAGAAAGCCTAATTGCAATTTCTTCATGGGTGAATATTCCAGCATGTTTCCTGCAACTACAGCAGGCGAAAACGAAATATTGGTGTTGCCTAAATTCACTAATTCGCCATCGCGAGAAGCAACGAAATCTACATTTTTATTGGTACTCAAAGCAATATTTGGAAGCGTTCTCAAATTTTTCAAAAGCTGTATTTCGGCATCCACTTCCAATCCCAAACGGTAGCTTTTTCCGCTGCTGGTTCTTAAGGCCGCACCCACGTCGTTCAATTCGCCAGAAAGGACTAATTGGTCTTTGTAATTCATATAAAACACATTTGTATTCACTTTTGTTTTTTCTGAAGCGAAACGCCAACCCAATTCAAAATCGTCCAGTTTTTCCGGAGTAATAATTCCTTGTTCATAATCGTTTCGGGAAGGCTCGCGATGGGCTTTTCCATATGAAAAATAGAATTGATTTGAAAGATTCAATTTATAAGTCAATCCCGCTTTTGGGTTGAAAAACGAATAGTTTTCATCTACATTCAAAGGAACCAAATCTGAAGTAATCCCAGAAGTTTTATAATTCAAAAACCTACCCTGCAAATCGCCAAAAACGCTCCACTGCTCGTCAATTTTATAGGTTGCCTTTGAAAAAACGGTGAACTCACTTTTCTCGCCATTTCCTTCGTAATAACGATCTCGAATTTCCGAATCGCTGGCGTAGCGCGCCCAGATTACTTCGCCGTAATGGTCGCCAGTGTAATAACTGTAAAAAGCGCCACCGGTAAAATCAATTTTGTTGTTTTTGTAATTCACGTTTGCATTTGCTGCATAAAAATCATTATCCAACCAACGACGGCGGATTACATCGGTTGTATTTATTGTATCGTTGCCAATTTCAATCGGTTCAAAACCGTAGGTTTCAAAATCTTCGTCTTCTTTATATTGCTCAAAATAACCCTTTCCTTTTGTGTAATTGAAAGAAACATTTGTGCTCCAATTGTTATTGAAACGTTGGTTCCAAAGCAATTGATAGTGATCTTGCGCATAATTATCCACTTCGTTATCATAAAACTGAAGGTTCCCATTTTCATCAGTGTACATTCCAACGGTATTGTAAGTTCTGTCGTTTTTAAGCTTTTCGGGATCTTCCAAACCGTTCCAGGATTGGTAGGTTTCTTCTCTTCCGCCAAAAACCAAAGATTTAATTAAGGTGTTTCTATTTACAAAAGCCCCCTGTAGAAAATACGATTTCAAATCGGAACTGGCTCTGTCTATATAACCATCCGATTGAATGGTTGACAACCTTCCCGCTAATTCAAACTGGTTGGAAAGCAAGCCAGTGCTGAACTTGACGTTATGTTTGTGTGTATTATAACTTCCGAAGGAATTTGCAATTTCGCCATACGCTTCATTTGAAACGACATCACTCAACAAATTCAAACTTGCACCAAAAGCGCCCGAACCGTTGGTTGAAGTACCCACGCCCCGCTGCAATTGCAAACTTTGCACAGAAGAAGTAAAATCGGGCAAATTCACCCAAAACGTGCCTTGGCTTTCAGAATCATTATACGGAATTCCGTTCAAGGTAACATTTACGCGCGAAGCATCACTTCCGCGAACCCGAATGTAGGTATAGCCCACACCCGCTCCCGCATCGCTGGTGGTAACAACCGACGGAAGATAATTGAGCATATATGGAATATCCTGACCAAGATTTCTTTTTTCAAGCTCTTCTGTGTCAAGATTTGAGTGGGTAATGGGCGAATCTGCTTCAACACGGACGGCTTTTACCAAAACTTCGTCCAATGATTCAACTTTTGTGGAATCTTTCGTTTTTTCCTGCGGCGTTTCCTGTGCAGAAACGGAAATAAACAATAAACTGAAAACTGCGGAAATCAATAACTTTTTCATTCGTAAAAAATAATTTTATACGAATAAAAGGGGCGTTATTCTTGGTTTATTAAATGGTTTTATAAAAAAACCCTGAGAATATTGCGTCGTGCAATATTACAGGGGGTTCCTATTTGTTATCCCTTGGCGGCATTACCCGCCCAGGTTCTTTGGGTATAATCTCAGCCTTTTGAAGTTGGAATTTTGAGCGACGAGCGACGAAATAGTTTCGTAACTCGTATCTCCAATTTCGTACTTCCAAAAGCACCCCTTTGAGATGTTCGGCAAAAGTACATTTCTTTTTTCAATTTCTTCCAATACTTCGGCATCGTTTTAGTTTTTGATTTCGATTTCGATTTTTTTTACCATATTCTTAATACTTCCTCTTTTTTTTAGTCTTTACATTTGAACGATGGCCACTTCAAAAAATAAATTCACCTTTAAAATTATTCTTAGCTACCTCGTTTTGGGAGCTTTATCGGTTTTGGTTGGCGCTTTTTTATATTCTGAATTCAAAAATTTCACTGCCGAATCTACTGAAACAAAAGGCGAAAAAAAATTCATTGAAACCGGAACGCTCATCAATCTGGTTTACGAAACAGACGGATTTTCAAGACTTGCGCTCTTAACGGAAAGCGATGAAGATTTTGAAAAATATATGGCCAAAACCGATTCGCTTTTTAAAAAAATTGAAGAAATAAAGTCGCTCACAAATAATGATTTTCAATTAAAGCAACTTGACAGTGTAAAATCTTTATTAAAAGATAAAAACCGAAATATTGAACAGCTTCGTATTCTTCGATTGACCAACAAAAAAGACACTTCGCTGGACGATATTATGCGCGAAGTGCGTAAACTAGAAGCTTCTGTTGGCCTGAACTCAGTAGAGTCATTAATTAGAAATCCCTCGAAATTAAACTCCCAAGAACGCAGAATATGGCAAAACTATGCCGATTACCTCAACAGTGACGCCACGCGCGATACTTCTACCGTAAAATCGAAAACAGTAGATTCTATGCTGCTTGCAGCGCGGTATATTGTTGCCGAAGCCAAAAAAGAAAACTCGAGAATTCGGGAATCTTTGATACAAAAAGAGAATGAATTGATTCGAAACGACCTCAATATTTCAGAACGTTTGCGGGAAATAATTGCCAGTTTTGACCTCGAAATTGCAAAAAACAATAATCTGGAAAAACAACAGCGGGCCGAATCTATGGAACGCACAAAGGAAATTCTGAAGTTTGCGGGCATCTTGGGCGGCATCGTGGTTTTGTTATTTTCATATTTTATACTTTCAGATTTTTTTAGGGCAGAACGCTTTAAAAAGAATTTGGAGGAATCCAAAAATTATGCTGAATCATTACTGAAAAGTCGCGAGCAGCTTATTTCCACGGTAAGCCACGATCTAAAAACACCTTTGAATACAATCAGCGGTTATTCCGAACTATTTGAAAATTCAAACCTTTCGGAAAAGCAGAAATACTATTTGGGGCAAATCACTTCAAGCTCACATTTTATTTCACATTTGGTGGATGATTTGCTGGATTTCTCCAAACTGGAAGCAGGAAAATTGCCTATTGAAAGCGTTCCATTTTCTTTGGAAAATATCATCGTTGAGGCTGGAAATGCTGTGAAACAACAATTTCCGCAAAAAGCTGTTGATTTAAAGCTTTCCATTTCAGAGAAAATAAAAAGTAAAATTTTTGAGAGCGACCCGTTACGGATTCGTCAGATAGTGAATAATCTCGTGGGCAATGCCTTTAAATTTACTGAAAAGGGAAGGGTTGAAATTAAGGTTGAGGAAATTCAGGAAGTTGGTAAAATTTCAACGGTTCAAATTTCAGTAATAGATACGGGGATTGGAATTTCCAAAGAAAAACAGCAACTTATTTTCAATGAATTCACACAGGCCGAAACTGAGATTGCACACAAATTTGGCGGTAGCGGTCTGGGATTGGCCATTTCAAAAAAAATCACTGAGCTTTTGGGTGGAAGCCTAAAGGTGGAAAGTGTTTTGGGTGAGGGAAGCAACTTTATTTTAACCCTTCCGCTGAAAAATTCAGATAGGATTTTGACGAAAAACATTCCGAAGGAACACATTTCGTTTGAAGGTCTGAAAGCCGTAATTATTGACGATGACGAATCGATGCGCGCACTTTTACAGGAAATTTTTGAACAGATGAATATTGCTTCCCAAGCATTTCAAAGTTACAACGATTTCAAAGCTTACAGTTTGGGGGTTGATTTTGATTTTGTCCTAACAGATATCCAAATGCCAAAAACCGACGGTTTTACTGTTTTGGAAAAATTGAAAAATGGCGAAATAAATTCTTATAAAAACCAGCCAGTTATTGCAATGACTGGAAGTAGGGAGCACAGTCGTGATTTTTACCTCAAAAAAGGATTTTCTGAAATGCTTCCAAAACCCTTTTCAAAACAGGAGCTCGTTGTGGTTTTGGAGCGCATTTTTCCAAGCCGCAGGAATTTTTCGGAAGAAAAAATTGTGGATGAAATTTTCAAATCAGATTCCACAGCCAACGAAAAATTTGACCTTTCCCTTTTAAAATCCTTTTTAAATACGCCTCAAGCCTTGGAAGAAGTCCTGGAGGTTTTCAACGCCCAAACCGAAAAAGATTTGCAACAAATAAAAAATTCTATTGCCGAAAATGAAACAAAAACTATTTCTGAAATTGCCCACCGAATGCTCACGATGTTCCGCCAAATAAGGGCGAAGGAAGTTATTCCCATTCTCGAAAAAATGGAGGATTACACTGCAGAAACAGTGGAATCTGGGGAAATGAAGATGGATTTTGAAAAGCTGGAAATGAACTTCCGCGATTTGCGAAAAGCACTTTCAATCCGATAAACCTTACAATTCTATTTGATAATGCTCCAGTTTGTTATAAAGCGTTTTTCGGGTAATATTCAGCAGTTTTGCGGCCTTAGTTTTATTGAAATCGGTTTCCTTTAAAGCGTTCAAAATAAGTTGTTTTTCGTTGCTTTCCTTTGAAAAATCAACGGTTTCCTTTTTCGTATTTGCAGAAAAAAGAACTTCCCGCGGAATTACTTCCAACGGAATCAATTGTGAATTGGTCAACAAAACGGAACGTTTGATTACGTTTTTCAACTCGCGCAAATTGCCCGGCCAAGCGTAGTTTTTAAACGCTTCCTCCACTTCTTTGGAAAGTCCGATTACTTCCTTTCCCAAAGATTTGTTCGCTTGGTTTAAAAAATATTCAATAAACAAAAAAAGGTCCTCTTTCCGTTCGTGCAACGATGGAATGCGGATTGAAAATTCATTCAATCGATGGTACAAATCCTCCCTAAATTTCCCCTCGGAAACGGCTTTCAGCAAGTCTTCATTCGTTGCGGAAAGTATCCGTACATCCACGTCAATTTCGGTATTGCTGCCCACGGGTTTTATGCGCCGTTCCTGCAAAGCGCGAAGTAATTGAATTTGGTTTTCATAGGAAAGATTACCGACTTCATCCAAAAAAAGTGTGCCTCCGTCTGCCGCTTCAAAATGGCCTTTTTTGTCATTTACCGCGCCCGTAAAACTTCCCTTTACGTGGCCG
The Aequorivita iocasae genome window above contains:
- a CDS encoding sensor histidine kinase, encoding MLRNKSFSRWGFILASLIVITLILWNTYAFFTQLKANERAKMEIWAVAQEELAQSLSGEGNSVSETALAIIQSNSTTPMILHTLKEDSYTGRNIDEKVLESERARKKKIEQFISEYKPLEVTYNDQVLSIIYFGNSPLINKLKYYPAALILIIFLFILAIYLFYKTSKSAEQNRLWAGMAKETAHQIGTPLSSLVGWTEILKSENVNPEYVAEMEKDISRLETITDRFSKIGSVPKLERCDLVEETKATFYYLQKRTSKLIDFQLNIPESPVLVQMNPQLFSWTLENLVKNGIDAMKGKGTINISIEKNSKCALVHVSDTGKGLTKSEYRKIFTPGYTTKKRGWGLGLSLAKRIIEEYHNGKIRVSKSIPNQGTTMEIALKTIN
- a CDS encoding HIT family protein, with protein sequence MASIFTQIIEGEIPCYKIAEDDNFIAFLDINPNAKGHTLCVPKEEIDKIFDMGEHMYLQLMQFSRKVARALEKTVPCKRVGMAVVGLEVPHVHVHLIPLNDMDDMRFTKKVKMTSEEFEMLAEAISEKLKP
- the greA gene encoding transcription elongation factor GreA, coding for MSKVSYYTAEGLKKLRDEVDHLRDVERPKASNAIAEARDKGDLSENAEYDAAKEAQGMLEMRIAKLEEILANARLIDESQLDLSKVLVHSTVKIKNLNNGMEMTYKLVAQSEADLKTGKISVDSPIGHGLLGKEVGEVAEIKVPNGVLKFEILEISRD
- a CDS encoding TonB-dependent receptor; this encodes MKKLLISAVFSLLFISVSAQETPQEKTKDSTKVESLDEVLVKAVRVEADSPITHSNLDTEELEKRNLGQDIPYMLNYLPSVVTTSDAGAGVGYTYIRVRGSDASRVNVTLNGIPYNDSESQGTFWVNLPDFTSSVQSLQLQRGVGTSTNGSGAFGASLNLLSDVVSNEAYGEIANSFGSYNTHKHNVKFSTGLLSNQFELAGRLSTIQSDGYIDRASSDLKSYFLQGAFVNRNTLIKSLVFGGREETYQSWNGLEDPEKLKNDRTYNTVGMYTDENGNLQFYDNEVDNYAQDHYQLLWNQRFNNNWSTNVSFNYTKGKGYFEQYKEDEDFETYGFEPIEIGNDTINTTDVIRRRWLDNDFYAANANVNYKNNKIDFTGGAFYSYYTGDHYGEVIWARYASDSEIRDRYYEGNGEKSEFTVFSKATYKIDEQWSVFGDLQGRFLNYKTSGITSDLVPLNVDENYSFFNPKAGLTYKLNLSNQFYFSYGKAHREPSRNDYEQGIITPEKLDDFELGWRFASEKTKVNTNVFYMNYKDQLVLSGELNDVGAALRTSSGKSYRLGLEVDAEIQLLKNLRTLPNIALSTNKNVDFVASRDGELVNLGNTNISFSPAVVAGNMLEYSPMKKLQLGFLSKFVGEQYMGNIDSEVSKLDSYFINDLNIVYTLDTLPWVKEVVFSALVNNIFNVKYISNGYFYTYDDDFSNPGTITTIEGAGYYPQATINFLVGAIIKF
- a CDS encoding ATP-binding response regulator, with translation MATSKNKFTFKIILSYLVLGALSVLVGAFLYSEFKNFTAESTETKGEKKFIETGTLINLVYETDGFSRLALLTESDEDFEKYMAKTDSLFKKIEEIKSLTNNDFQLKQLDSVKSLLKDKNRNIEQLRILRLTNKKDTSLDDIMREVRKLEASVGLNSVESLIRNPSKLNSQERRIWQNYADYLNSDATRDTSTVKSKTVDSMLLAARYIVAEAKKENSRIRESLIQKENELIRNDLNISERLREIIASFDLEIAKNNNLEKQQRAESMERTKEILKFAGILGGIVVLLFSYFILSDFFRAERFKKNLEESKNYAESLLKSREQLISTVSHDLKTPLNTISGYSELFENSNLSEKQKYYLGQITSSSHFISHLVDDLLDFSKLEAGKLPIESVPFSLENIIVEAGNAVKQQFPQKAVDLKLSISEKIKSKIFESDPLRIRQIVNNLVGNAFKFTEKGRVEIKVEEIQEVGKISTVQISVIDTGIGISKEKQQLIFNEFTQAETEIAHKFGGSGLGLAISKKITELLGGSLKVESVLGEGSNFILTLPLKNSDRILTKNIPKEHISFEGLKAVIIDDDESMRALLQEIFEQMNIASQAFQSYNDFKAYSLGVDFDFVLTDIQMPKTDGFTVLEKLKNGEINSYKNQPVIAMTGSREHSRDFYLKKGFSEMLPKPFSKQELVVVLERIFPSRRNFSEEKIVDEIFKSDSTANEKFDLSLLKSFLNTPQALEEVLEVFNAQTEKDLQQIKNSIAENETKTISEIAHRMLTMFRQIRAKEVIPILEKMEDYTAETVESGEMKMDFEKLEMNFRDLRKALSIR
- a CDS encoding sigma-54-dependent transcriptional regulator, giving the protein MAQQIHIVEDDVAFGKMLTSFLERKGFNVTVSLSGEKARKTISESNFDLLITDLKLPDDSGLDLLEFSQKTSPKTKVILMTGYAEVDTAVKAIKKGALDYISKPFRPEELLMIIEADSQNRESAEEHISETVEPKQPASQPSSEKSKFVIGISEASKKFNEYLKLVGPTDMCVLIQGESGTGKEVAAKAIHNYSSRKDKNFVAVDCGAIPKEIAASEFFGHVKGSFTGAVNDKKGHFEAADGGTLFLDEVGNLSYENQIQLLRALQERRIKPVGSNTEIDVDVRILSATNEDLLKAVSEGKFREDLYHRLNEFSIRIPSLHERKEDLFLFIEYFLNQANKSLGKEVIGLSKEVEEAFKNYAWPGNLRELKNVIKRSVLLTNSQLIPLEVIPREVLFSANTKKETVDFSKESNEKQLILNALKETDFNKTKAAKLLNITRKTLYNKLEHYQIEL